From Acidobacteriota bacterium, one genomic window encodes:
- a CDS encoding ATP-binding protein yields MTLPLAPDVEVAASNAATAMAEFMSMSTDRIDEVRMAVIEACINAIEHSRAPDRKVFLTYEVLGSEEPETLRITVRDGGIGFHPDEVEEPKLREKIGTDKDKRGWGLRIIRGLMDDVQIHSGGDGTTVVMTKARG; encoded by the coding sequence ACCGGACGTCGAAGTTGCGGCGAGCAATGCCGCGACGGCGATGGCCGAGTTCATGAGCATGAGCACGGACAGGATCGACGAAGTGCGCATGGCGGTGATCGAAGCTTGCATCAACGCCATCGAGCACAGTCGAGCGCCGGACCGCAAGGTGTTCCTGACCTATGAAGTCCTCGGCTCGGAAGAGCCCGAAACCCTCCGCATCACGGTGCGTGACGGCGGGATCGGCTTTCATCCGGACGAGGTCGAAGAGCCCAAGCTACGCGAGAAGATCGGGACCGACAAAGACAAGCGCGGTTGGGGGCTGAGGATCATTCGAGGCCTGATGGACGACGTGCAGATCCACTCCGGTGGCGATGGCACGACGGTGGTCATGACGAAGGCGAGAGGATGA
- a CDS encoding STAS domain-containing protein yields MTESLKVTVDQRGDVSVIHTEGYINNQGGEEIARVAYRLMDEEGRKCLLLNLAGTKIVNSIGISILIEIIERILEVDGKMAFCCLTPTIEKTFQIMGLAQYAGIFASEEAALEALAA; encoded by the coding sequence ATGACTGAGAGTCTCAAGGTCACCGTCGATCAGCGGGGTGATGTCTCGGTGATCCACACCGAGGGCTACATCAACAACCAGGGCGGTGAAGAGATCGCCCGGGTGGCCTACCGGCTGATGGATGAAGAGGGGCGTAAGTGCCTTCTGCTCAACCTGGCCGGCACCAAAATCGTCAACTCGATCGGTATCTCGATCCTGATCGAGATCATCGAGCGCATACTCGAAGTCGACGGCAAGATGGCGTTCTGCTGCCTGACCCCGACGATCGAGAAGACCTTTCAGATCATGGGGCTGGCTCAGTACGCCGGAATTTTCGCCAGCGAAGAAGCGGCCCTCGAAGCACTGGCCGCCTAG